The following proteins are encoded in a genomic region of Leptospira fainei serovar Hurstbridge str. BUT 6:
- a CDS encoding ABC transporter permease, translating to MNFLFSRTPLVLLLTSRYIRGSRAAGLLSLKSRVSFVVMAVGVSLLIVVLSIFNGFQRQVKESLWQGGSHITIESNSGAGEITDYEKIISWIEKTPELKQRIVSVEGGIQSHGLIQNYNTFYPVIIRAVPVSNVDDLLLTRLPNFPRVVHYNRDELAQMNKENYIVIGKEMEGLYNFSLGRQLTLAVPGGRFSLGKGVEVSVENFRVSGFFKTGNYQFDSRYVYMALPIAQKFFKLRNSVNQITLKVKSLDDLSYCKRKLLRLFSEPDFEREVEVSSSLSVRTIAEEQENFLAALKLEKTIISIIVFLFIILAALGMVASVYSLVRAKRKSIGVLKALGLPSSDILLIFTLNAMLVGILASLIGGVTGIFLANSLENIINGIEEIMNMLGPDISVLFGAEWSPVELVPKRIYYFDKIPVDIDIAFIFMVTTAATILSGIAGYFPARWAASLNPVDTIRND from the coding sequence ATGAACTTCCTCTTTTCTCGAACTCCACTGGTCCTTTTACTTACTTCTCGATACATTCGAGGTTCTCGTGCCGCCGGTTTATTGTCCTTAAAATCCAGAGTTTCTTTCGTGGTAATGGCAGTGGGGGTTTCACTTTTAATAGTCGTTCTTTCCATCTTCAACGGATTCCAGAGACAAGTAAAAGAATCTTTATGGCAAGGCGGGTCGCACATTACGATCGAGAGTAATTCCGGAGCGGGTGAAATTACCGACTACGAAAAAATTATTTCCTGGATAGAAAAGACTCCCGAATTGAAACAAAGAATCGTTTCCGTAGAAGGTGGAATTCAAAGTCACGGATTGATTCAGAACTATAACACTTTTTATCCGGTCATTATCCGAGCGGTTCCGGTATCGAACGTTGACGACCTGCTTTTGACCAGACTACCTAATTTTCCGAGAGTGGTTCATTACAATCGGGATGAATTGGCTCAAATGAATAAGGAAAATTACATCGTCATCGGAAAGGAAATGGAAGGCCTGTACAATTTTTCCTTAGGAAGACAACTGACTCTCGCAGTCCCCGGAGGCAGGTTTTCTCTGGGGAAAGGCGTGGAAGTCAGCGTCGAAAACTTTCGCGTTTCAGGTTTTTTTAAAACAGGTAATTATCAATTCGATTCCCGATATGTCTATATGGCGCTGCCGATCGCCCAAAAGTTTTTTAAATTACGCAATTCGGTTAACCAAATAACGTTAAAAGTAAAGTCGCTCGACGACTTAAGTTATTGCAAGCGTAAGCTTTTACGCTTGTTTTCGGAACCTGACTTTGAAAGAGAAGTGGAGGTTTCCTCGTCATTATCGGTAAGGACAATCGCGGAGGAGCAGGAGAACTTTCTTGCCGCTCTCAAATTGGAAAAAACGATTATCTCGATTATCGTTTTCTTATTTATCATCCTTGCGGCGTTGGGAATGGTCGCGTCCGTCTATTCCTTAGTCCGTGCTAAACGAAAATCAATAGGCGTTTTAAAGGCGTTAGGACTGCCTTCTTCGGATATACTATTGATTTTTACCTTGAACGCAATGCTGGTCGGTATTTTGGCATCCTTGATCGGCGGAGTAACCGGTATCTTTCTGGCAAATTCTTTGGAAAACATTATTAATGGAATCGAGGAAATCATGAATATGCTAGGGCCCGATATATCGGTTTTATTCGGAGCCGAGTGGAGTCCCGTGGAGTTAGTGCCGAAACGAATCTATTATTTCGACAAAATACCAGTCGATATCGACATTGCTTTCATTTTTATGGTTACGACTGCCGCTACGATTTTATCCGGAATTGCAGGATACTTCCCGGCTCGGTGGGCCGCTAGTTTGAATCCAGTGGACACGATAAGGAACGACTAA
- a CDS encoding toxin-antitoxin system YwqK family antitoxin, with protein sequence MNRIYSIAILILITVSCSESTRPEGIPIGAKYDKARNVYYLDEPTRQRLYYENGKLYSDCSIDEAKQFHGFCRTYARSEDRTASEGRYVHGAKVGDWVWYFPDGKIYVKQKFGTLPRRSDSIWLGEEGNEDGPYLRYYSDGTLELQGFYKEGQKSELWQKFFKDGELEYSGYYAKGKKVRTWFYYFPNRTKEAVEVFDNDGNFLSRSLYSPQGKKICEVDSKGASCG encoded by the coding sequence ATGAATCGCATCTACTCGATAGCAATCCTAATCCTCATTACGGTTTCCTGCAGCGAATCTACTCGGCCGGAAGGAATTCCTATCGGGGCAAAATATGATAAGGCTCGAAACGTCTATTATCTGGATGAGCCGACTCGGCAAAGATTATATTATGAAAATGGAAAATTATATTCCGATTGTTCGATCGACGAAGCTAAGCAGTTTCACGGTTTTTGCAGAACTTACGCAAGATCGGAGGACCGAACTGCTTCGGAAGGGCGGTATGTACACGGGGCGAAAGTCGGGGATTGGGTCTGGTATTTTCCCGACGGTAAGATTTACGTAAAACAGAAATTCGGAACTCTTCCCCGTCGTTCCGATTCTATATGGTTGGGAGAAGAAGGAAACGAGGACGGTCCGTATCTTAGATATTACTCGGATGGCACTTTGGAACTGCAGGGATTTTATAAAGAAGGCCAAAAATCCGAGCTTTGGCAGAAGTTTTTTAAAGACGGAGAACTGGAATATTCCGGTTATTATGCGAAAGGAAAAAAAGTTAGAACTTGGTTCTATTACTTTCCGAATCGAACGAAAGAAGCTGTGGAAGTTTTCGATAATGATGGAAATTTTCTTTCCCGGTCCCTCTATTCTCCTCAAGGGAAAAAGATCTGTGAAGTCGATTCTAAAGGCGCATCCTGCGGTTAA
- a CDS encoding LIC_10230 family protein: MKKFSRLHLAYIIPFILLFVCLFQLFLQPTFLDANDTTTMEAMLDGTGREPMSGFYFQGGAISQMLLTQKILAELGDSGIPTDSQPEDTIDRMGRILLGQRIQIFFYCFLGLLSISSFVSLRYKTFFYTFMNRILYVFGIIYAFSILPTLIGAAVRTAGTNFWGVPAILLTLGWIVFLIYMTLTVDQVFSNAEADRFSSLRNLKEDEAEFRTGSKAESETFVNSILHFLGIIVLGTIVGNLVYIPLFLLQRNYASQFGVLLLIALLVLSGFYIRNYLRLGKSGDLGKFQNLAIGISYLQLRFVRNILFGTFGLILVVLFIVFIFSLLIMNIGILENLFPAIDGGQNL; encoded by the coding sequence ATGAAAAAATTTTCCCGTCTCCATCTTGCCTATATAATTCCCTTCATCCTGCTATTTGTCTGCCTTTTTCAGCTTTTCCTACAACCGACATTTCTTGATGCGAACGATACGACGACGATGGAAGCTATGTTAGACGGGACAGGTAGAGAACCAATGTCAGGTTTCTATTTTCAAGGCGGCGCAATTTCCCAAATGCTTTTAACTCAAAAGATTTTGGCGGAATTAGGTGATAGCGGAATTCCGACCGATTCTCAACCTGAAGATACGATAGATAGAATGGGAAGGATCTTATTAGGTCAAAGGATTCAGATCTTCTTTTATTGTTTTTTAGGATTGTTATCCATTTCCTCGTTCGTTTCCCTTCGATACAAAACCTTTTTCTATACGTTCATGAATCGAATACTATATGTGTTCGGCATTATTTATGCGTTTTCAATTCTGCCGACATTGATCGGAGCAGCGGTAAGAACTGCGGGAACGAATTTTTGGGGCGTCCCGGCTATTCTATTAACGCTAGGATGGATCGTATTCCTGATCTATATGACTCTGACGGTAGACCAAGTATTCTCGAATGCCGAGGCCGACCGTTTTTCTTCTCTAAGAAATTTGAAAGAAGACGAGGCCGAGTTCCGAACCGGCAGTAAAGCGGAAAGCGAAACATTCGTAAATTCGATCCTTCATTTTTTAGGAATTATCGTTTTGGGAACAATTGTAGGAAATCTTGTTTATATTCCTCTGTTCCTTTTACAACGAAACTATGCGAGTCAATTCGGAGTCCTTCTCCTAATCGCGCTTTTGGTACTTTCAGGATTTTATATCCGAAATTACCTCCGGCTCGGTAAGAGCGGGGATTTGGGTAAATTTCAAAACCTCGCCATCGGAATTAGTTATCTGCAACTACGTTTTGTGCGTAATATTCTCTTCGGAACTTTCGGTCTTATTTTAGTCGTGCTCTTTATCGTGTTTATCTTTTCGCTTTTGATTATGAATATCGGAATTTTAGAAAATTTGTTTCCAGCCATCGATGGCGGACAAAATCTCTAA
- a CDS encoding ParA family protein codes for MKQVLCIANQKGGVGKTTTAVHLAAGLALKGEKVLLLDLDAQNNATSVFPEVQPESGKDAFLIFSDSAPVKELYLPTRIPGLSLLSASAKLSQVDVLLAGKLDGFFALKEGLETARNDFDRVVIDCPPSLSLITMNAFVAATGLIVPLQVSKFSLDGIEAILEAKSATVKRYNPSLQILGALLTLYQSRTTMSQTVVPMIEEHLRLFEAKIPPSVAVEEAHLLNRTLYEYQSKNKAAKEYVRFTDEVYALG; via the coding sequence GTGAAGCAGGTCCTTTGTATAGCTAACCAAAAAGGCGGCGTCGGTAAAACCACTACGGCAGTCCATCTGGCCGCCGGCCTCGCTTTAAAAGGTGAAAAAGTCCTACTGTTGGACTTAGACGCTCAAAACAATGCGACCTCCGTTTTTCCGGAAGTTCAACCGGAATCGGGCAAGGACGCATTCTTGATCTTCAGCGATTCTGCTCCAGTAAAGGAATTATATCTGCCCACTCGGATTCCTGGACTCAGTCTTTTATCTGCGTCGGCAAAATTGTCGCAAGTAGACGTTTTACTTGCCGGTAAGCTCGACGGATTCTTTGCTTTAAAAGAAGGATTGGAAACGGCTCGAAACGATTTCGATCGCGTAGTCATCGATTGCCCTCCTAGTTTATCATTAATCACGATGAACGCATTTGTTGCCGCAACCGGATTAATCGTCCCGCTCCAAGTATCGAAATTTTCGTTGGATGGAATCGAAGCGATTCTCGAAGCCAAATCCGCAACGGTAAAAAGATACAATCCTTCTCTCCAAATTTTGGGCGCTCTTTTAACTCTGTACCAGTCTAGAACTACGATGTCTCAGACTGTAGTTCCGATGATCGAAGAACATCTTCGTTTATTCGAAGCAAAGATTCCACCGTCCGTTGCTGTAGAAGAAGCGCATCTTCTAAATCGGACACTTTACGAGTATCAATCTAAAAATAAGGCCGCAAAAGAATATGTCCGATTTACGGACGAGGTATATGCTCTTGGCTAA
- a CDS encoding response regulator, with product MDIPFSSASSDISDISQRVLIAATQVSVISTDLNGVILSFNPGSELMLGYSADEVVGKLTTEVFHDEEEVEERGRELDKKYNRKLSGFEILVDDARNGNFEAKDWIYVRKDGSRLAVRLIVTPMRESNGELIGFTGIARDVSDQKKQEEQLLFQKRLGEIIARSLSEYILEFDSDSTFSKLLHAILDITKSEYGFIAEVILDSEGSSYIKTRAIAQISSEEEIQKFVKANSGKGLEFRKLNSIFGSVALSQNPIIINDSKKAEAVPEGHPKLRTFLGVPFEIKGRMIGVLVIANRKSGYDERLCEDLQPLLKTIAHIIEAIRNEERRRETEQALKRSEERSQKLVNALPDLFFIMDKESRIISYHAPKKEDLYVPPNEFLGKKMSELLPRELAQNINLKLDRVLTFGSGESLKYSLGFPEGQKFFEARIFPYDSETAIFMIRNITEQKEAEEELRKSELFLARTQSLGKIGGWNYNFKTQKRSWTKEIYIILEIDKDTDPNLIQVIDLYVKEDRTRIISAFEEIREGKSFDLELQIKTSSGTVKWVRGVGSPIWDSEQSEVIGLNGSLQDVTDKVIARKELESAKEAAESALRAKSDFLANMSHEIRTPMNGILGLTDLLLSNDPSGVNRHYLETLRYSANSLLDVLNDILDFSKIESGKLSVDHSEFSPGELFGPSLRIFADKLTEKKVKLIYSEKNMPSRVESDPVKLRQILINLLSNAAKFTHSGKIEVCLEMELSPDDSSILKLTVSDSGIGISPEKLDKIFESFTQADGSTSRKYGGTGLGLSICKSLALLLEGEIHVESKEGKGSSFQLRIPVRAVGKDESDSLKASSGTRILIFGEDLESLEILGELFKLNGAEAFIMTSESDFFDFLRTTSVPVDLIILENHLPFLKGISLAKDIRNRSEYSHLPVYLLTFSSELGLIGEARRDLEIAGYLVKPVVPSEIRAFLLKKENVVLGFLSERKAIPDKKDQLVLRKNSRILIVEDNEVNRLVLERNLRKLGAEVISAENGKIALDFFFKERIDLILLDIQMPVMDGFELATRIRTWESESPDRSRIPLIAVSAGTVSGEREKCLALGIDKFVAKPYKTEEIREAVLNLLHD from the coding sequence ATGGACATTCCCTTCTCTTCCGCTTCGAGCGACATCTCAGACATAAGTCAGCGCGTATTAATAGCCGCTACCCAGGTGTCTGTGATTTCAACGGATCTAAACGGCGTAATTCTTTCCTTTAACCCTGGCTCCGAGCTGATGCTTGGTTATTCCGCCGACGAAGTCGTCGGGAAGCTAACCACTGAAGTTTTTCACGATGAAGAGGAAGTGGAAGAAAGGGGTCGAGAACTAGATAAAAAATATAATCGGAAACTTTCCGGTTTTGAAATCTTAGTAGATGACGCTCGAAATGGAAATTTCGAGGCGAAGGATTGGATTTACGTTCGCAAAGATGGATCCCGTCTTGCCGTTCGTCTCATCGTTACTCCCATGCGGGAGTCTAACGGCGAATTAATCGGGTTTACGGGAATCGCTCGAGATGTCAGCGATCAAAAGAAACAGGAAGAACAGCTCCTTTTTCAAAAACGTTTAGGTGAAATAATAGCCCGGTCGTTATCCGAATATATTTTAGAATTCGACTCAGATTCGACTTTCTCGAAGCTGCTTCACGCGATTTTGGATATCACGAAAAGTGAATACGGTTTTATTGCTGAAGTGATTTTGGATTCGGAAGGATCTTCATATATTAAAACGAGAGCAATTGCCCAAATTTCCTCGGAAGAAGAGATACAAAAATTCGTTAAGGCGAATTCGGGTAAAGGACTGGAATTTAGAAAGTTAAACAGCATATTCGGTTCGGTCGCTCTTTCTCAAAATCCGATTATCATTAACGACTCGAAGAAAGCGGAAGCCGTCCCCGAGGGACATCCGAAATTACGAACTTTCTTAGGAGTTCCATTCGAGATTAAAGGTAGAATGATCGGCGTTCTCGTAATCGCTAATCGTAAAAGCGGCTATGATGAAAGACTCTGTGAAGATCTTCAGCCGCTTCTAAAAACCATCGCTCATATCATTGAAGCGATCCGTAATGAAGAAAGGAGACGGGAAACGGAACAGGCGCTTAAAAGAAGCGAGGAACGGAGCCAAAAGTTAGTCAACGCGCTTCCGGATTTATTTTTCATTATGGATAAAGAATCCAGAATCATAAGTTATCATGCCCCTAAAAAGGAGGACCTTTACGTACCGCCGAATGAATTTCTTGGTAAAAAAATGTCGGAACTTCTTCCTCGTGAATTGGCGCAAAATATTAATCTAAAACTCGATCGGGTTTTGACTTTCGGTTCGGGCGAATCCCTAAAATATTCTCTCGGTTTTCCGGAAGGCCAGAAGTTCTTCGAGGCTAGAATATTTCCTTACGATTCGGAAACGGCGATCTTTATGATCAGAAATATAACCGAACAAAAAGAAGCGGAAGAAGAACTCAGAAAAAGCGAATTATTTTTAGCGAGAACGCAAAGTCTCGGAAAAATCGGAGGTTGGAATTACAACTTCAAAACTCAGAAAAGATCCTGGACGAAAGAAATATATATTATATTAGAAATTGATAAAGACACGGATCCTAATTTAATCCAAGTCATCGATCTTTACGTAAAAGAAGATAGGACTAGGATAATTTCCGCTTTCGAAGAAATTAGGGAAGGTAAAAGCTTCGATTTGGAATTGCAGATAAAAACTTCTTCCGGAACGGTTAAGTGGGTTCGAGGCGTCGGGTCTCCGATTTGGGATTCGGAACAAAGTGAGGTTATCGGTCTAAACGGATCGTTGCAGGATGTTACTGATAAAGTAATCGCTAGAAAGGAATTAGAAAGCGCCAAGGAAGCTGCGGAATCTGCCTTAAGAGCTAAAAGTGATTTCTTGGCGAATATGAGTCATGAAATCAGGACTCCGATGAATGGAATTCTCGGTCTGACCGACTTGCTACTCTCGAATGATCCGAGCGGAGTGAATCGACACTATTTGGAAACGTTGCGTTATTCCGCCAATTCTCTTTTGGACGTTTTGAACGACATATTGGATTTTTCTAAAATCGAGTCCGGAAAATTGTCCGTTGACCATTCCGAATTTTCTCCCGGAGAATTGTTCGGTCCTTCATTAAGAATATTTGCGGATAAGTTAACCGAAAAAAAAGTTAAATTAATCTACTCCGAAAAAAATATGCCCTCGCGAGTCGAAAGCGATCCGGTCAAATTGAGACAAATCTTAATCAATCTACTCTCGAACGCGGCCAAGTTTACTCATAGCGGAAAGATTGAAGTCTGCTTAGAGATGGAGCTTTCTCCGGATGACTCTTCTATCTTGAAATTAACGGTGTCCGATTCCGGAATCGGAATTTCACCGGAAAAATTGGATAAAATTTTCGAGAGCTTTACGCAAGCCGACGGCTCGACCTCTCGCAAATACGGAGGAACGGGTTTAGGGTTGAGCATATGTAAAAGTCTAGCTTTACTTTTGGAGGGAGAAATTCACGTCGAGAGTAAGGAGGGAAAAGGAAGCTCTTTTCAACTCCGTATTCCCGTGAGAGCGGTAGGAAAAGATGAAAGTGATTCCCTCAAAGCCTCTTCAGGAACGCGAATTCTTATTTTTGGAGAGGATTTAGAGTCTTTGGAAATTCTGGGGGAGTTATTCAAACTCAACGGGGCGGAAGCATTTATAATGACCAGCGAATCCGACTTCTTCGATTTTTTGAGAACAACGAGCGTTCCTGTCGACTTGATCATATTGGAAAACCATCTTCCGTTCTTAAAAGGAATTAGCCTCGCTAAAGATATCCGTAATCGATCCGAATATTCCCATTTACCCGTGTATTTACTTACATTTTCTTCCGAGCTGGGTTTGATCGGAGAAGCAAGAAGGGATTTAGAAATAGCCGGATATTTAGTGAAACCGGTCGTTCCATCGGAAATACGTGCATTTCTTTTAAAGAAAGAAAACGTCGTATTGGGTTTTCTTTCTGAACGCAAAGCTATTCCCGATAAGAAAGATCAGTTGGTATTAAGGAAAAATTCGCGGATACTGATCGTAGAAGATAACGAGGTAAATCGCCTAGTCTTGGAGCGTAATTTGCGGAAACTAGGAGCCGAAGTGATTTCGGCAGAGAACGGGAAAATAGCGCTCGATTTCTTTTTTAAAGAAAGAATCGATTTGATTCTTTTAGATATTCAAATGCCTGTGATGGATGGATTTGAATTGGCGACTCGAATTCGAACTTGGGAAAGCGAAAGCCCTGATCGTTCTAGAATACCTTTGATTGCGGTGTCCGCGGGAACCGTTAGTGGTGAGCGGGAAAAATGTCTTGCTCTCGGGATTGATAAATTTGTAGCCAAACCTTATAAGACCGAAGAGATCCGCGAGGCGGTTTTAAATCTTCTCCACGATTAA
- a CDS encoding ABC transporter ATP-binding protein, whose protein sequence is MSLIKIRNLVKTYHVLEKEFTILDRLDMDVEEGQIFSIEGKSGIGKSTLLNILGAMDGFDSGEVEVCGTSLGNLDEKGKEAFRAEKIAFIFQHHLLLPDFSALENVAIPLLIRGVSPTKAQEDAMAMLDKVGLKERYESFPSQLSGGESARVGVARALVAGKRLILADEPTGNLDRENSRNLMGLIQELQKDLRFGLILVTHDMELAALAHKRNQIYQGKLHPAHIPQTV, encoded by the coding sequence TTGAGTCTTATTAAAATCAGAAATCTAGTCAAAACATACCATGTGTTGGAAAAGGAATTCACCATTTTGGATCGGCTGGACATGGATGTGGAAGAAGGTCAGATTTTTTCCATCGAAGGGAAGTCAGGAATCGGTAAATCGACTTTACTGAATATTCTCGGAGCAATGGATGGATTCGATTCCGGCGAAGTCGAGGTTTGCGGAACTTCTCTCGGTAACCTGGATGAAAAAGGGAAGGAAGCGTTTCGAGCGGAGAAGATCGCGTTTATTTTTCAGCATCATCTTCTTTTGCCCGATTTTTCCGCGTTGGAAAACGTTGCGATTCCTCTGTTAATTCGCGGAGTATCCCCGACTAAGGCGCAGGAAGATGCTATGGCAATGTTAGATAAGGTCGGATTGAAAGAAAGATATGAGAGTTTTCCTTCCCAACTTTCCGGCGGAGAAAGCGCTCGTGTAGGGGTTGCAAGGGCTCTCGTTGCGGGAAAAAGATTGATTCTAGCGGACGAACCTACCGGAAATCTAGATAGGGAAAACTCACGAAATTTAATGGGTCTGATTCAGGAACTACAGAAGGATTTAAGATTCGGATTGATTTTAGTCACGCACGATATGGAACTCGCGGCACTCGCGCATAAACGAAATCAAATTTATCAAGGAAAGCTGCACCCGGCTCATATTCCTCAGACGGTCTAA
- the gatB gene encoding Asp-tRNA(Asn)/Glu-tRNA(Gln) amidotransferase subunit GatB — protein sequence MQYEVVIGLEVHAQLNTESKVFSTSPTKFGAPPNSQVSAVCLGLPGSLPVLNEEALNKAIMAGLAFGSDITLHTKFDRKNYFYPDLPKGYQISQFDRPICQGGGVSFTVKGEEKPKYIHLTRIHIEEDAGKLIHSADQNVHQSYVDLNRAGTPLIEIVSEPELRSSDEAYYYLLSLKSILRYIRVSDCNMEEGSLRCDANVSVRPIGSDKFGTRVEIKNLNSFKAVKAAIDYEVEWQTEMLSQGKTFQQQTKLWDSAANVTVTMRTKEMSHDYRYFPDPDLPSVILTKETVENIRKTLPELPDARRSRFIEKLGLPKYDAEVLTAEREIADYYEEALQVSGDPKRTSNWVKDEVLGIVNKESITISEFNVGPKRIGQLVKLIADGKISGKIGKTVFEEMLSSEKDPEIIVTEKNLIVVRDDKEIEKIVDEAIAANEDAVQKYKSGKDRALGAIVGYIMKVSKGKADPNLVNQMLLEKLGPLPPKG from the coding sequence GTGCAATACGAAGTAGTGATCGGTCTAGAAGTCCACGCACAACTCAATACGGAATCCAAAGTTTTCTCCACTAGCCCTACAAAATTCGGTGCCCCACCTAATTCGCAAGTCTCGGCCGTTTGCCTCGGTTTACCGGGATCGCTTCCCGTGCTAAACGAAGAAGCTTTAAATAAAGCGATCATGGCCGGCTTAGCCTTCGGTTCGGACATTACTCTCCATACTAAATTTGATCGAAAGAATTATTTTTATCCGGATTTGCCGAAAGGATACCAAATATCTCAATTTGACCGGCCCATTTGTCAAGGCGGGGGAGTTTCCTTTACTGTCAAAGGCGAAGAAAAACCTAAATATATTCATCTCACTCGAATCCATATAGAAGAAGACGCGGGGAAACTGATTCATTCTGCAGATCAAAATGTTCATCAATCTTACGTCGATTTGAACCGCGCCGGAACGCCTTTGATAGAAATAGTTTCCGAGCCGGAGCTCCGTTCTTCGGATGAAGCATATTATTACCTTCTTTCTCTTAAATCCATTCTTAGATATATTCGAGTTTCGGACTGTAATATGGAAGAAGGGTCCCTCCGGTGTGACGCTAACGTCTCTGTTCGCCCGATAGGTTCGGATAAATTCGGAACGCGGGTGGAAATCAAGAATCTAAACTCGTTTAAAGCAGTCAAGGCGGCGATCGACTATGAAGTCGAATGGCAGACCGAAATGCTCTCCCAGGGAAAAACATTTCAACAACAAACCAAACTTTGGGATTCTGCGGCCAATGTCACCGTTACGATGAGAACGAAAGAAATGAGCCACGATTATAGATACTTTCCCGATCCCGATCTTCCTTCCGTAATACTGACCAAGGAAACCGTGGAAAATATCCGCAAGACATTACCTGAATTGCCGGACGCAAGAAGAAGTCGATTTATCGAAAAGCTCGGACTCCCTAAATATGACGCCGAAGTGCTTACCGCGGAAAGAGAAATCGCGGATTATTATGAAGAAGCTTTGCAAGTTTCCGGCGATCCAAAGCGCACCTCTAATTGGGTAAAAGACGAAGTTCTTGGAATCGTGAATAAGGAAAGCATTACAATTTCCGAATTTAACGTCGGACCGAAGCGGATCGGGCAATTGGTTAAATTAATCGCTGACGGTAAGATTTCCGGGAAAATCGGAAAAACAGTCTTTGAGGAAATGCTTTCGAGCGAGAAGGATCCGGAAATAATCGTCACCGAAAAGAATCTTATCGTAGTACGCGACGATAAGGAGATAGAGAAAATCGTGGACGAAGCGATTGCCGCTAATGAGGATGCAGTGCAGAAATATAAATCCGGCAAGGATAGAGCTCTAGGAGCGATCGTTGGTTATATAATGAAAGTTTCCAAAGGGAAAGCGGATCCGAATCTAGTGAATCAAATGCTTTTAGAAAAGTTAGGGCCGCTTCCTCCCAAAGGCTGA